Within Aspergillus oryzae RIB40 DNA, chromosome 2, the genomic segment AGACCGCAACTCAGGGTACTTCTCAAGATCGGCAGCGATTTCAGTGGTCTTATTGTCCACATTgaacttctccttgaacGAAGGCCACTCATCGCTCACCGGGTCCTTAGTGAAGCTCTCCATATTGGAATGAATAACATGCAACTGAGCCTCGAACCGAGTAGCATGGATAACCCTCTTGCCCTCCGCATCCTTACTCTCAAAAAGGAGCTTGCTGGAATCCGACTCCGGAGGAACAATGCTAACCGCATCGCGCAACTTCTGCCCAATATTCATTCCAAACCGCATAATAGCCTCGTCAGCAGCTTCCTCTGCCTTCTCAATTTCCTTCAACCGTCTAGCAGCTTCCGCCTTAAACCTCGACAGGAAGCCCTCTCCGACGCTCGACTCCCCCTGAGCATCCACCGATCGAGACGCCTCCGGCGTAGCAGCTGTCTCTCCCTCAGCCGCCTTATCCGTGGCACCGGCATTAAACGCCGTGCTCAGAGACAGACCCCGCGTGCGCCCCACGAGACTCTGCTTCAAGTCCGAGAAGCCCTTGGCGGCTTCCTCGCTGGCCGCGGCATACTCCTGCTTCGCACCTTCGTAGTAAGTCTCTCCCTGTTTGCGAACGTTGTCCCACAGGCCGCCAATGCGCATGCCCCATGGGCTCGCGGAGAAGGCGCGGAAGGTTTCCTGCAGCTCGGCGTTCAGGTCGACGTTTGACTGCTGCGGTGTTTTGTTCTCGTCTTGCGAGGttccctccttcttggtgtcgttggaggagaggatcTCCTCTTGGATGTGGTCGTATGCTATATCCATggcttttgttgttttgtgtATGTGCGCGACGTAATATGAAAGCCTCGAGTCCGGCTGAGTGCTTGATTGCGGAGCTGCGGAGGGGAGCGCCAACTTCTGGGTCAGTGTGATTGATCCGTTCCCGGGGTGATAGACGGGCCGACGCCCCGCTGTCCGTTAGTTTGACGGATCTACTTGTTAATGCATGCGAATATGTATACTtgtggaaaaggagatgaattatttatttttcattcATTAGGGTTCATTACTTATTTGCTATTTATTGTTCATAGTATGTGGTTTATACCGCCTCGTTACATGGCTGTTAGATATCTGAGTAAGGCTCTCCGATACTATCCTGACTGCCCAACATAAATGCCGGCAATGGTATACTTTCCATAACACTCGATGTCAGAAGATCGCTCCTTGATAGAATACCTCGTGGCTGAGAGCTTCTGTCAGTATCGGCTTTCCTTTGAAATCTATCTGCAGGTTGCGAAGACTCCACCTGCACGACAGATTCTCGAGCAATATGTCCACGTCGAATAGCGTCTTTTGGATTAACTCCGCTTTCACAACGTACAATAGGTGATGATTCGGGAACAATCTCTGTCGAAGCTttgtcttggtcttgggTTTGAGATTGGGTCTGCGTTTGAGTATAAAGGAGTCGTTGTGGTGTTGACGGCGGTTCTGAGACAGTAGCCGACTCTTGCTGATAGTCCGGGAAGAGCTCCGCCATTTTCTGAGTATTAAGTACGGGTATTGGCTCGAGTGGAAACTGTGTAGCTTGCTGCGGTCTCCGGTAGTATACTGATGCATCAGATGGCAGATTGGTCTCTGATTGTAGAGGACCGGATTCAACATCTAGCCCGGATGGAGGAATTGGTGGAAGTTCTTGGGAATCTTCGTTTGGCAGCTCATTATCATCTTCGTAAGTATGGAAATGGTTGTCAGACCTTCTTTCGGGAGGTGAGCCAGGTATATTGAAATCGTTGTCTTGAAAGTCACCAGTGTCGGTCTCAGCGTCTGTTTCATATACGACAGTCCTCTGCGTAGTCTTGGGGTTTTCATCAAGTTCCTGATGTGTATCAATTCCCTCTTTTGGAACTGTTGTCCCTTTCGTAGAGTAGGACTGGGTAGAGCTTGCATTGGTCTCTAAGCTTTCTTTTGAGGTGAGCTTGACTGTAGGCGGAGGGTGGGGTATCATAGATGGCGGCGTTGAATCATGGGATAATGTTTCTTCCGGACTCTTAAGGGCACCCTCTACTTGCTCGTAGCCAGGtgattcttctttgatgcgTTTAatggttggggttggggattCCCGTTTAAGGGGAGAACGAGTTGCACTGCGGAACTgcgatgatgtgatgatcGCGAGTCCGGGGCTCTCTGGAGATTGAGAGGAGGGTATTTCCGATCGCCTAGGCTTCCGCGGTGTGACTGGACCTGCAAATGGTTCAGCCGGTTTGGGGTGTCCAGCTGATTCCGCTTCTCCACTTGATCGCGACTCGTCATTCAGTTTCCGTCTCTTGGATTCACTTGAAGTGGCATAGGTATCAACCGGATTGGGAGCCGTATCTCCAGCGTTCGGAGGTTGCAAATCATGAGAGTTTCGTTCATGCTTTTGAGGAGTGGTATATGTGTACTCCAACTTGACATCCTCATCAGGCTCGATCTTCAAGTACCGTCTAACATAGTCCATCTGTGTCAATGTCTTATCTTTCTGTTGCTtgtccttgcccttcttgttACCCTTGACGCCGTCACCACTTTTTCTCAGACCCCGTTTTGAAGGACCATCGCCTCGACTAACCGCCTTAGACTGCTTAGACCCGACACTATTCGTATCCTGGTCGAATCTGACGCCGCGGGCTCGC encodes:
- a CDS encoding BSD domain-containing protein (predicted protein), coding for MDIAYDHIQEEILSSNDTKKEGTSQDENKTPQQSNVDLNAELQETFRAFSASPWGMRIGGLWDNVRKQGETYYEGAKQEYAAASEEAAKGFSDLKQSLVGRTRGLSLSTAFNAGATDKAAEGETAATPEASRSVDAQGESSVGEGFLSRFKAEAARRLKEIEKAEEAADEAIMRFGMNIGQKLRDAVSIVPPESDSSKLLFESKDAEGKRVIHATRFEAQLHVIHSNMESFTKDPVSDEWPSFKEKFNVDNKTTEIAADLEKYPELRSAMEKLVPEQVDYASFWCRYYFLRLVIETEEQKRKELLKGANVSDEEEVGWDDDSDDDTDSPSTPQAKVDTNKANVAQGSATAAPDIKALKPNEPRKSNDQQSQPDSESSYDLVSGATSRAPASPKEKAKDDDSDDDWE
- a CDS encoding uncharacterized protein (predicted protein), yielding MRRGDTSGTNAQTNQEQFQTPDKLPPGDSLRGSLTTKKRIGTPASSSSTSRSWKRSSFAGARDQPTLTQIDFVTQVSQHQSDDDDDLDYIAEAPKHGTRKRKEVIEIADESGNDADYRPPSNSRVPRARGVRFDQDTNSVGSKQSKAVSRGDGPSKRGLRKSGDGVKGNKKGKDKQQKDKTLTQMDYVRRYLKIEPDEDVKLEYTYTTPQKHERNSHDLQPPNAGDTAPNPVDTYATSSESKRRKLNDESRSSGEAESAGHPKPAEPFAGPVTPRKPRRSEIPSSQSPESPGLAIITSSQFRSATRSPLKRESPTPTIKRIKEESPGYEQVEGALKSPEETLSHDSTPPSMIPHPPPTVKLTSKESLETNASSTQSYSTKGTTVPKEGIDTHQELDENPKTTQRTVVYETDAETDTGDFQDNDFNIPGSPPERRSDNHFHTYEDDNELPNEDSQELPPIPPSGLDVESGPLQSETNLPSDASVYYRRPQQATQFPLEPIPVLNTQKMAELFPDYQQESATVSEPPSTPQRLLYTQTQTQSQTQDQDKASTEIVPESSPIVRCESGVNPKDAIRRGHIARESVVQVESSQPADRFQRKADTDRSSQPRGILSRSDLLTSSVMESIPLPAFMLGSQDSIGEPYSDI